The Triticum aestivum cultivar Chinese Spring chromosome 7B, IWGSC CS RefSeq v2.1, whole genome shotgun sequence genome window below encodes:
- the LOC123156200 gene encoding transcription factor bHLH130: MYGSPASKDLNQPPPPMNSSGLLRYRSAPSTLLGEVCEEFLQPGPRAASPDAAAADNVFSRFLADHQIRDTKPPPPPPVAPGAHFPDDSAMASQQQQQQMMFHPQHQHHHHQQMPPVGVEGLYRTVSSAGMDSAAAATAGGASSLLRQSSSPAGFLNHLNIDNGYESMLRQGMGVGFRNGATNAAAAVDSSGSGGGRLKGQLSFSSRQGSLMSQISEMGSEDLGGSSPEGAGGSRGYIPGYPMSSGWEESSLMSENMSGMKRPRDSSEPAAQNGLAHQFSLPKTSSEMAAIEKFLQFQDAVPCKIRAKRGCATHPRSIAERVRRTRISERIRKLQELVPNMDKQTNTADMLDLAVDYIKELQEQVKVINESRANCTCSASKHQQYSG, from the exons ATGTACGGCTCGCCGGCGTCCAAGGATCtgaaccagccgccgccgccgatgaactCCTCCGGCCTCCTCAGGTACAGATCGGCGCCCAGCACGCTGCTCGGCGAGGTCTGCGAGGAGTTCCTCCAGCCCGGCCCCCGCGCCGccagccccgacgccgccgccgccgacaacgTCTTCTCCCGCTTCCTGGCCGACCACCAGATCCGAGacaccaagccgccgccgccgccgcccgtcgccccgggGGCCCACTTCCCTGATGACTCCGCCATGGcatcgcagcagcagcagcagcagatgatGTTCCACCCCcagcaccagcaccaccaccaccagcagatGCCCCCCGTCGGCGTCGAGGGGCTCTACCGCACCGTCAGCTCCGCTGGGATGGactccgccgccgcggccaccgccggAGGCGCCAGCAGCCTGCTCCGGCAGAGCAGCTCCCCCGCCGGCTTCCTCAATCATTTGAACATAGACAACG GGTACGAAAGCATGCTGAGGCAAGGCATGGGCGTGGGCTTCAGGAACGGCGCCACCAACGCCGCCGCGGCCGTGGACTCCTCTGGCAGCGGGGGCGGCAGGCTCAAGGGGCAGCTCAGCTTCTCGTCGCGGCAGGGCTCGCTCATGTCCCAGATCTCGGAGATGGGCAGCGAGGATCTCGGCGGCAGCAGCCCCGAGGGCGCCGGGGGCAGCCGCGGCTACATTCCCGGCTACCCGATGAGCTCCGGGTGGGAGGAGTCGTCGCTCATGTCGGAGAACATGTCCGGGATGAAGCGCCCACGGGACTCGTCAGAGCCTGCTGCCCAG AACGGCCTGGCGCACCAGTTCAGCCTTCCCAAGACCTCGTCGGAGATGGCCGCCATCGAGAAGTTCCTCCAGTTCCAGGACGCCGTGCCCTGCAAGATCCGGGCCAAGCGCGGATGCGCCACGCACCCCCGCAGCATCGCCGAGCGG GtgaggaggacaagaatcagcgagCGAATCAGGAAGCTGCAAGAACTCGTCCCAAACATGGACAAG CAAACCAACACGGCTGACATGTTGGATCTGGCTGTCGACTACATCAAGGAGCTCCAGGAGCAGGTCAAG GTGATCAACGAGAGCCGCGCCAACTGCACCTGCTCGGCGAGCAAGCATCAGCAGTACTCTGGTTGA